A window of the Alnus glutinosa chromosome 4, dhAlnGlut1.1, whole genome shotgun sequence genome harbors these coding sequences:
- the LOC133866203 gene encoding uncharacterized protein LOC133866203 has translation MLIPYNLPPWMCMKQPYFMLSLIISGPSSPGMKIDVYLQSLISELKELWEVGVSTFDVSVKKKFTMRAALMWTINDFPAYADLSGWSTKGKKACPCCMDSTQSTWLTYGNKQCYMGHRRWLPLDHSWRRNKRAFDGTQEMGTPPLVPSGDEIMRQLEVFGHVVGHVAEKRQRSTVADDDGIIWKKRSIFFTLPYWKDNILRHNIDVMHLEKNVLNNIICTLLDIKGKTKDNHEARKDLQKMCLRPTLNPFTNDNGKTYLPAACFTMSNDEKYQFLKVIKDVRVPDGYASNVSRCVKLKERTIGGLKSHDSHILMQQLLPIALRGSLPKKVVEPLIDLSCFFREICSKTLRLEDLNRLEDRIPIILCNLEKIFPPGFFTVMVHLVIHLVRECKLGGPVHHRWMYPVERSLGRYKFTVRNRAAPEGSIAEVDSNFYMWIKRRMHLEKLRETQNRERNSDTELLKKHRDQFCDWYRVYVQQLDEIHINVLGDKLVWHAKGPMRSAIEYSRYVSNGMLFRILSHDNGKTSQNCGVCVPTVDGPTYYGKLTRIIEVQYYDESRYVLFKCDWADIEKNKGYKEDEYGIPLVSFKRLIHMGDRITDDPYLLSSQVSQVYYVEDERHPDWTVVVRTKPRHVYDIGQGGEENDDDDNGNYRENEPYNRNINADPNDADNDNVECARDNVPAIEVSVLGA, from the exons ATGTTGATACCGTAcaacttgcctccttggatgtgcatgaaacaaccaTATTTTATGTTATCATTGATTATCTCAGGCCCAAGTTCACCTGGAATGAAAATAGATGTCTATCTACAATCTCTTATATCAGAATTAAAGGAATTATGGGAGGTCGGAGTGTCAACTTTTGATGTATCAGTGAAAAAGAAGTTCACGATGCGTGCAgccttgatgtggacaataaacgattTTCCAGcttatgcagatttatctggttggagTACAAAAGGCAAAAAGGCGTGTCCTTGTTGTATGGACTCTACACAGTCTACCTGGTTAACTTATGGCAATAAACAATGTTATATGGGGCATAGGCGATGGTTGCCTTTGGATCATAGTTGGAGAAGAAATAAGAGAGCATTTGATGGTACACAAGAAATGGGTACTCCGCCTCTTGTGCCAAGCGGTGATGAGATCATGAGACAATTAGAGGTATTTGGACATGTTGTTGGCCATGTTGCGGAGAAACGACAAAGGAGTACTGTTGCCGATGATGACGGGATAATATGGAAGAAGCGTAGTATTTTCTTTACATTGCCCTATTGGAAAGATAATATTTTACGCCACAACATTGATGTGATGCACTTAGAAAAAAACGtgctcaataatattatatgtacACTGTTGGacataaaaggaaaaacaaaagacaaccatGAAGCACGTAAGGACCTACAAAAAATGTGTTTGAGACCAACACTAAATCCATTTACTAACGATAACGGTAAGACATATCTGCCTGCAGCTTGCTTCACAATGTCAAATGATGAGAAATATCAGTTCTTGAAGGTCATAAAGGATGTACGAGTGCCTGATGGGTATGCTTCAAATGTGTCACGGTGTGTAAAACTTAAAGAACGTACCATTGGAGGTTTGAAgagtcatgacagccacatactCATGCAACAACTCCTTCCAATTGCACTTCGCGGATCATTACCAAAGAAGGTCGTTGAACCTTTGATAGATTTGTCTTGCTTCTTTAGGGAGATTTGTTCCAAAACACTACGATTAGAAGATCTGAACCGTCTTGAGGATAGAATCCCCATAATATTGTGCAATTTGGAAAAGATTTTCCCTCCCGGTTTTTTTACAGTGATGGTGCACCTAGTCATACATTTAGTTCGTGAATGTAAGCTTGGAGGTCCTGTTCACCATCGGTGGATGTATCCTGTTGAGAG GTCCCTTGGTCGATACAAATTTACCGTTCGCAACAGAGCTGCACCGGAAGGCTCTATTGCGGAAG TTGATAGTAACTTTTACATGTGGATTAAACGTAGGATGCACTTGGAGAAGCTAAGGGAAACACAAAATAGGGAACGAAATTCAGATACTGAATTGCTTAAGAAGCATAGAGACCAATTTTGTGATTGGTACCGGGTCTAT GTTCAACAATTGGATGAGATTCACATAAATGTGTTGGGTGATAAGCTTGTATGGCATGCCAAAGGGCCGATGCGGTCCGCTATAGAATATAGCCGTTATGTTAGTAATGGCATGCTGTTTCGTATTTTGTCCCACGATAATGGAAAGACATCTCAAAATTGTGGAGTATGTGTGCCAACTGTTGATGGCCCAACCTACTACGGCAAGTTAACTCGCATAATCGAGGTGCAATATTACGACGAGTCTCGATATGTGCTattcaagtgtgattgggctgacatagagaaaaataaggGATATAAGGAGGACGAATATGGGATCCCCCTTGTGAGTTTCAAAAGACTAATCCATATGGGGGATCGTATTACTGATGACCCATACCTATTATCTTCTCAAGTATCACAAGTATACTATGTTGAGGATGAGAGGCACCCGGACTGGACTGTCGTAGTTAGGACAAAACCAAGACACGTGTACGACATTGGCCAAGGGGGGGAAGAAaacgatgatgatgataatggCAACTATCGTGAGAACGAGCCATATAACCGAAACATTAATGCGGACCCAAATGATGCTGACAATGATAATGTTGAGTGTGCACGTGACAATGTTCCTGCCATCGAAGTTTCGGTGTTGGGAGCATAA
- the LOC133866204 gene encoding uncharacterized protein LOC133866204 codes for MDKSWMRMSRGSKEHLDGIEAFLNFAFSNTNTPGFILCPCKRCRMSNSLTQEVVYDHLMTGPGILEGYTDWVLHGEKINASVNRESVSHDPVTAPTNRMPPLDGSSGMHAMLHDIFNMHDVRAEKGGSEVGAQAEAVQEDSDDFDEKTRKFFDLLKDANTPLHENTKHSKLGAIVRLYNLKCMGRFSNTIFSLLLEFINELLPTNAVLPKDTYEAKKYMRDLGLGYEKILACPNDCMLFWRDTEKLERCTSCKASKWKEDISEEEESSRTSKRKPAKVLWWFPLIPRLQRLFTSHHTAKHMKWHAHGRTKDGVLRHPADGEAWKTFDSFYPNFASDPRSVRLGLSSDGFLILLGI; via the coding sequence atggacaagagttggatgagAATGTCTAGAGGTTCAAAAGAGCATCTAGATGGTATCGAAGCATTTCTGAATTTTGCATTTAGCAACACCAATACACCAGGCTTCATTTTGTGCCCATGTAAGCGTTGTCGCATGAGCAACTCATTGACACAGGAAGTTGTCTACGACCATTTGATGACGGGCCCAGGAATCTTGGAGGGTTATACCGATTGGGTACTGCATGGGGAAAAGATTAACGCTTCTGTTAATAGGGAGTCCGTATCACACGACCCTGTAACGGCTCCCACCAATAGGATGCCTCCCCTTGACGGGTCTAGTGGGATGCATGCCATGTTGCATGACATTTTCAACATGCACGACGTACGAGCCGAAAAAGGTGGGTCCGAAGTTGGTGCACAAGCCGAAGCCGTACAAGAGGATTCAGATGACTTTGACGAGAAGACGAGGAAGTTCTTCGATTTACTTAAGGATGCCAATACCCCACTCCACGAGAATACAAAGCATAGCAAATTGGGGGCTATTGTGCGTCTATATAATTTGAAGTGTATGGGTAGATTCAGTAACACGATATTCTCACTCCTCCTTGAATTTATTAATGAGTTGCTACCAACAAATGCTGTTTTGCCTAAGGACACGTACGAGGCGAAAAAGTATATGAGGGACTTGGGACTTGGATATGAAAAGATTCTTGCTTGTCCCAATGattgtatgttgttttggaggGACACCGAGAAGTTAGAACGATGTACGTCATGCAAGGCGTCGAAGTGGAAGGAGGACATTAGTGAGGAAGAAGAGTCATCACGAACATCTAAACGAAAGCCGGCAAAGGTGTTGTGGTGGTTTCCATTGATACCAAGGTTGCAACGGTTGTTTACATCACATCACACAGCTAAACACATGAAGTGGCATGCTCATGGGCGTACAAAAGATGGGGTACTAAGGCATCCGGCAGATGGTGAAGCCTGGAAGACATTCGATTCATTCTACCCAAACTTTGCCTCAGATCCACGTAGTGTGAGGCTTGGCTTATCCTCTGATGGAtttttaatccttttgggaatATGA